The Paenibacillus macerans genome includes a window with the following:
- a CDS encoding ABC transporter ATP-binding protein, whose translation MAQHREAALDERQVVLSVRGLKKKIRRKWIVHEVTFDIKEGEIFGFLGPNGAGKTTTIRMLVDLIRPTAGQVSICGYDVQREPELALRYVGSIVENPEVYSYLTGRENLEQFARMLPGVDAGRIGEVVRIVGLDGRINDKVKTYSLGMRQRLGIAQALLGRPKLLILDEPTNGLDPKGIKEMRDFIRRLAAEGLAVFVSSHLLSEIQLLCDRVAIISRGRVLTVGKVEELIQESTNYVVWELEPRERGAKLLRAAGVDIFEEAEHVLDDAIIAGIGKSALVTRMQPEKSAELVPLLVREGVRVRAVQKVNPTLEQLFLQMTEGESFE comes from the coding sequence ATGGCACAGCATCGGGAAGCGGCGTTGGATGAGCGGCAAGTGGTCCTGTCGGTACGGGGTCTTAAGAAAAAAATCCGCCGCAAATGGATTGTTCATGAGGTAACGTTCGACATTAAAGAGGGGGAGATTTTTGGTTTTCTCGGTCCGAACGGCGCCGGGAAAACGACGACGATCCGCATGCTGGTCGACCTGATTCGTCCGACCGCAGGCCAAGTTTCCATCTGCGGATACGACGTGCAGCGGGAGCCTGAGCTCGCGCTGCGGTATGTCGGCTCCATTGTGGAGAATCCGGAGGTTTATTCCTATTTGACAGGCCGGGAAAACCTGGAGCAATTTGCCCGGATGTTGCCGGGCGTAGACGCAGGGCGGATCGGCGAGGTAGTTCGCATCGTCGGTTTGGACGGGCGGATCAATGATAAGGTGAAGACCTATTCGCTGGGGATGCGGCAGCGGCTGGGGATCGCCCAGGCTTTGCTGGGGCGGCCGAAGCTGCTTATCTTGGATGAACCGACCAACGGGCTGGATCCTAAAGGGATCAAAGAGATGCGCGATTTTATCCGGCGGTTGGCGGCGGAAGGATTGGCCGTGTTCGTGTCCAGCCATTTGCTGAGCGAAATTCAGCTGTTGTGCGACCGGGTGGCGATCATTAGCCGGGGCCGCGTGCTGACGGTCGGCAAAGTCGAAGAATTGATTCAGGAAAGCACCAACTATGTCGTCTGGGAGCTTGAACCGCGCGAGCGGGGGGCAAAGCTGCTGCGCGCAGCCGGGGTCGATATTTTCGAGGAAGCCGAGCATGTGCTCGACGACGCCATTATCGCGGGGATCGGGAAGTCGGCCCTGGTCACCCGGATGCAGCCGGAGAAGTCAGCTGAGCTTGTGCCTTTATTGGTGCGGGAAGGAGTGCGGGTCCGGGCCGTACAAAAGGTCAATCCGACGCTGGAGCAGCTGTTTTTGCAAATGACGGAAGGTGAGAGCTTTGAATAA
- a CDS encoding ABC transporter permease, which produces MNNILPLVKNETIKMIRKKRFYVILLVLLVLVPMFAYAQLRESMEKREKYGSDWRREVQQAITDNQNSLGSDRVPEEWKKYRQIYIQQMKYYLEHDVNPQQPGGVTFTREFLDNAATLFIPLLIMGVGSDIVSSERTSGTIKMLLTRPIRRWKILLGKLIALLMFVSLIIVATCVICYLISGLFFGYAGLTMPVFTGFQLHGAEVDISGVHAVPQWQYILMQTGLIWFVSVVVACLAFMVSVLVRSTSASIVIMMAALIAGNILSNMASAWTSAKYLFMVNLGLTNYLSGTPAPIEGMTLGFSLIVLAVWGGAALLVSFLVFTKQDMLN; this is translated from the coding sequence TTGAATAACATTCTTCCTTTGGTGAAAAATGAAACGATCAAGATGATCCGTAAAAAGCGGTTTTATGTTATTTTGCTCGTTCTGCTCGTCCTGGTGCCGATGTTTGCTTACGCGCAGCTGCGCGAGTCCATGGAGAAGCGGGAGAAATACGGCAGCGACTGGCGCCGGGAAGTGCAGCAGGCGATTACGGACAACCAAAACTCGCTGGGCAGCGACCGGGTGCCGGAGGAGTGGAAAAAATATCGGCAAATCTATATTCAGCAGATGAAATATTATTTGGAGCATGACGTAAATCCGCAGCAGCCCGGCGGGGTGACGTTTACCCGGGAATTTCTGGACAACGCCGCGACCCTGTTCATTCCGCTGCTGATTATGGGCGTCGGGTCGGATATCGTGTCCTCGGAGCGAACCAGCGGGACGATTAAAATGCTGCTCACCCGGCCGATCCGCCGCTGGAAAATCCTGCTCGGCAAACTGATTGCCCTGCTGATGTTCGTGTCGCTGATCATCGTGGCGACCTGCGTCATCTGCTATCTGATCTCCGGCTTGTTTTTCGGATACGCCGGGCTTACCATGCCCGTATTTACCGGGTTTCAGCTGCACGGCGCGGAGGTGGACATCTCGGGAGTACACGCGGTGCCGCAGTGGCAATATATCCTCATGCAGACCGGATTAATCTGGTTCGTCAGCGTCGTGGTCGCTTGTCTGGCGTTTATGGTGTCGGTGCTGGTCCGTAGCACTTCGGCGAGCATCGTCATTATGATGGCGGCGCTGATCGCCGGGAACATTTTATCCAACATGGCTTCCGCCTGGACGAGCGCCAAATATCTGTTTATGGTCAACCTTGGCTTAACGAATTATTTGTCGGGGACGCCGGCGCCGATCGAAGGAATGACGCTCGGATTTTCACTGATTGTACTTGCCGTTTGGGGGGGCGCGGCGCTCCTAGTTTCATTCCTCGTCTTTACGAAACAGGATATGTTGAATTAA
- a CDS encoding glycerol dehydrogenase has protein sequence MRKAFISPTKYVQGEDELLQLGYFVRSFGTSALLIAHRDDVARVKDKLDATAKQFGIAFVESGFMGECSRQEVARLQQIAEEKGCTCTVGLGGGKAIDAAKCVAQGEALIICPTIAATDAPTSHSAVLYTPEGAFDDYAYFKQSPSVVLVDTTVIAKAPTRFLVSGMGDALSTYFEARATSNSYSRVNASLPMGTREGVCPPAVGTNAALTLATLCYEMLLKDGAKAKAACDANQVTQALENIVETNILLSGLGFESGGLAGAHAIHDGLTILEGTHHYYHGEKVAFGTLAQMVLENASDEEMRQVLDFCLSVGLPVCLEDIGVASISDDELRQVAEKACIPEESIHSMPFPVTVEQVAAAIATADRIGKQYKAAKEAHR, from the coding sequence ATGAGAAAAGCGTTTATCAGCCCTACCAAGTATGTGCAAGGCGAGGACGAATTGCTTCAACTCGGCTATTTTGTCCGCTCTTTCGGAACGTCCGCGCTGTTGATTGCCCATCGCGACGATGTGGCCCGCGTGAAAGATAAACTGGACGCTACGGCGAAGCAGTTCGGAATTGCGTTTGTTGAAAGCGGTTTTATGGGCGAATGTTCGCGCCAGGAAGTGGCACGGCTGCAGCAGATCGCCGAGGAGAAGGGGTGCACTTGCACGGTCGGACTCGGCGGCGGGAAGGCGATCGATGCCGCGAAATGCGTGGCGCAGGGCGAAGCGCTGATCATCTGCCCGACGATTGCGGCGACGGACGCGCCCACCAGCCATTCCGCCGTGCTGTACACGCCGGAGGGAGCGTTCGACGATTATGCTTATTTCAAGCAAAGCCCGAGCGTCGTCCTGGTGGATACGACCGTGATCGCCAAGGCGCCGACTCGTTTTCTCGTCTCCGGAATGGGCGACGCTTTGTCCACTTATTTTGAAGCTCGGGCCACGTCCAACTCTTATTCGCGAGTCAATGCCAGTTTGCCGATGGGAACCCGGGAAGGCGTTTGTCCGCCGGCCGTGGGGACGAACGCGGCGCTGACGCTGGCGACGCTGTGCTACGAAATGCTGCTAAAGGACGGCGCCAAAGCCAAAGCGGCCTGCGACGCCAATCAGGTGACGCAAGCGCTGGAGAATATTGTGGAGACGAACATCCTGCTGTCCGGTCTCGGCTTCGAAAGCGGCGGCTTGGCCGGCGCCCATGCGATCCACGACGGGCTGACGATTTTGGAGGGAACACATCACTACTACCACGGGGAAAAAGTAGCGTTCGGGACGCTGGCCCAAATGGTGCTTGAAAACGCTTCCGATGAAGAGATGCGGCAAGTGCTCGACTTCTGTCTCTCCGTGGGCTTGCCGGTATGCCTGGAGGATATCGGCGTCGCTTCGATCAGTGACGACGAGCTGCGGCAAGTCGCCGAGAAGGCCTGCATTCCGGAGGAATCGATCCATTCGATGCCGTTCCCGGTCACGGTGGAGCAGGTGGCTGCGGCGATCGCTACGGCGGACCGCATCGGCAAGCAGTATAAAGCCGCGAAGGAGGCGCATCGATGA
- a CDS encoding GDSL-type esterase/lipase family protein, producing the protein MGSSSRIWRVAGLFSAISTLLLLSGFLFAVLDIAQPAFLNGPESAVPPKTEQPAAAGSWDVTAIGDSLAKGTGDDTGNGFARRTVELLKQQGTSSMLINNLGINGMSTEELLASLDDQGVRYALGQSGIILLSIGGNDLFNGAEQLTSGEQLPTPSELHASISKASDFFREAVGKLHEINPQATLVYVSLYNPFSDLKEMRELGDDAVMRWNEMALKALAPYNGTLVIPTYDLFTHNSARYLSSDHFHPNGDGYEAIAARIVQSIGQK; encoded by the coding sequence ATGGGATCGAGTTCTCGGATTTGGCGGGTCGCCGGACTTTTTTCCGCCATATCGACGTTGCTGCTGCTGTCCGGTTTCCTTTTTGCCGTATTGGATATCGCCCAGCCGGCGTTTTTGAACGGCCCCGAAAGCGCTGTGCCGCCTAAAACGGAGCAGCCCGCCGCAGCCGGAAGCTGGGATGTGACGGCCATCGGGGATTCGCTGGCGAAGGGCACCGGTGACGATACCGGGAACGGATTTGCCCGCAGAACGGTGGAATTGCTGAAGCAGCAAGGGACATCCTCCATGCTCATCAACAATCTCGGGATCAATGGGATGTCGACGGAGGAACTGCTTGCGTCGCTGGACGATCAGGGCGTAAGGTACGCGCTGGGACAGTCGGGGATCATCCTGCTGTCCATAGGCGGCAACGATCTGTTTAATGGGGCGGAGCAACTGACCTCGGGGGAACAACTGCCCACGCCGTCGGAACTGCATGCCTCGATCTCGAAAGCGTCGGATTTCTTCCGGGAGGCGGTAGGGAAGCTGCATGAAATCAACCCGCAGGCCACGTTGGTTTATGTCAGCCTGTACAACCCGTTTTCCGACCTGAAGGAGATGCGCGAGCTTGGAGACGACGCGGTTATGCGCTGGAATGAGATGGCGCTAAAAGCGTTGGCTCCCTATAATGGAACTTTGGTGATTCCAACCTATGATTTATTTACGCACAACTCGGCCCGGTATTTGTCGAGCGACCATTTTCATCCCAACGGAGACGGCTATGAGGCGATCGCCGCACGGATCGTGCAGAGCATCGGGCAAAAATAA
- a CDS encoding PspA/IM30 family protein: MSIFKRLRDLTMSNINALIDKAEDPVKLTDQYIRDMQEDLEDAEKAVAAQIAIEKKFKGLYEEQQALVEKRTQQAHTAAQAQNVDLARRALEEKKAAEAKAAEYKASYEQNKAAADNLRAKLDEMRKQLTEMKNKRETLVARYNAAKAQNEINKAIGGFNSDTAASGLKRMEEKMLQMEAQAEASNELASKGKSLDEEFASLNKDSEVEAELAALMKQYEDKK; encoded by the coding sequence ATGTCGATTTTTAAAAGATTGCGCGACTTGACGATGTCCAATATTAACGCTCTGATCGACAAGGCGGAAGATCCGGTCAAACTGACGGACCAATATATCCGTGACATGCAGGAGGACCTGGAGGATGCGGAAAAAGCGGTAGCCGCGCAAATCGCCATCGAAAAGAAATTCAAAGGCTTGTATGAAGAGCAGCAGGCGCTCGTCGAAAAACGTACCCAGCAAGCCCACACGGCGGCCCAGGCGCAAAACGTCGATTTGGCCCGCCGCGCCCTGGAAGAGAAGAAAGCGGCCGAAGCGAAGGCGGCGGAATACAAAGCCAGCTATGAGCAAAACAAAGCGGCGGCCGACAATCTCCGCGCCAAGCTGGACGAAATGCGCAAACAGTTGACGGAAATGAAAAATAAACGCGAAACGCTGGTGGCGCGTTATAACGCGGCCAAAGCCCAGAACGAAATCAACAAGGCGATCGGCGGTTTTAATTCGGACACTGCGGCCAGCGGCCTGAAGCGGATGGAAGAAAAAATGCTGCAGATGGAAGCGCAGGCGGAAGCCAGCAACGAGCTGGCCTCGAAAGGCAAGTCCCTGGACGAGGAATTCGCCAGCCTGAACAAAGACAGCGAGGTAGAAGCGGAATTGGCCGCTTTGATGAAGCAATACGAGGACAAGAAATAA
- a CDS encoding CAP domain-containing protein has translation MGKRSKKIVTAGLFISLLTTLLGPVHGGGNSAHAAASNNQSLAAAYARIQTENASQVVALVNKERIAAGLKPLIIHTNLTKMAKTKAIDMYKNNYFDHISPKYGSPFDMMDASNITFLYAGENIAKGQRSAKEAVRDWMNSPGHKANILNPNYKLIGVGYYNGYWVQEFIGK, from the coding sequence ATGGGCAAACGGAGCAAAAAAATCGTAACGGCAGGGCTGTTTATCTCCCTCCTGACCACGTTGCTGGGGCCAGTTCACGGAGGCGGCAACTCGGCTCATGCGGCTGCGTCCAACAACCAATCATTGGCAGCGGCTTATGCCCGCATACAAACGGAAAACGCGTCCCAGGTCGTGGCGCTTGTCAATAAAGAACGAATCGCGGCGGGGCTGAAACCGCTCATCATACATACCAATTTGACCAAAATGGCCAAAACCAAAGCGATCGATATGTACAAAAACAATTACTTCGATCATATTTCCCCGAAATACGGCTCGCCCTTCGACATGATGGACGCGTCCAATATCACGTTCCTTTATGCCGGAGAAAATATCGCCAAAGGCCAGCGATCGGCAAAGGAAGCCGTAAGGGATTGGATGAACAGTCCGGGACATAAAGCGAACATACTGAACCCGAATTATAAACTGATCGGCGTCGGATACTACAACGGGTATTGGGTGCAGGAATTTATCGGCAAATGA
- a CDS encoding DUF4178 domain-containing protein yields the protein MSVWKRIGNLFAKPEPPLAEKSMLSLAPGDICEVSLVSYEVTGRVNNRSRNAVVLTLQDGSRIGYLLIEERETLQYQLYLPIDGRLDDPSEVPGQMELDGTLYHLEEEYGGYVAVVGRTPFMQGGEQHVWQYQSDDGKLLRIEWQNGRFMLYEGTKVIPADVKVIRGS from the coding sequence ATGAGCGTTTGGAAGAGAATCGGCAATCTGTTCGCCAAGCCGGAGCCGCCGCTGGCGGAGAAAAGCATGCTGTCGCTGGCTCCGGGAGATATTTGCGAGGTTTCGCTCGTATCTTATGAAGTGACCGGGCGGGTAAACAACCGCAGCCGCAACGCCGTCGTTTTGACGCTGCAGGACGGCAGCCGGATCGGCTACCTGCTCATCGAGGAGCGTGAGACGCTGCAATATCAGCTCTATCTGCCGATTGACGGTCGCCTCGACGATCCGTCGGAGGTCCCGGGGCAAATGGAGCTGGACGGCACCCTGTATCATCTTGAGGAGGAGTACGGCGGATACGTTGCGGTCGTCGGCAGAACCCCTTTTATGCAGGGCGGCGAGCAGCATGTCTGGCAGTACCAGTCCGACGACGGGAAGCTGCTGCGCATCGAATGGCAAAACGGGCGGTTTATGCTGTATGAAGGAACCAAAGTGATTCCGGCCGACGTGAAGGTCATTCGAGGCAGTTAG
- the dhaK gene encoding dihydroxyacetone kinase subunit DhaK codes for MKKIINRAETVVAEMCGGIALAQPELEFVKKYKIIKKKRINKRKVSLISGGGSGHEPAHAGFVGRGMLDAAVCGDVFASPSQIQVYQAIKATAGERGALLIIKNYSGDMMNFKNAAFLASEDGIEVEYVRVEDDIAVQDSLYTVGRRGVAGTVLVHKIAGAAAEEGRSLREVKAAAEKAASSVRSIGFALTSCTVPAKGTPTFDIAADEMEFGVGIHGEPGIQRERIASADVLAERMVAALLKDLHIDGGQEQEIALLINGFGATPLQELYILNHAVTRELVKRPGLNICRTFVGNYMTSIDMAGASVSIMKLDAELKRLLFAESEAPAFPMSGPAGGVDYADIFEEKRGGEEVSYIAETPAEAALIRGNGIDARNMIFLVDKMSEIIIANEVPFCELDAHAGDGDFGMSVAKGFKQLKREWRELVAGHGERIGAFLEACSLVIMEHCGGASGPIWGSAFRAAGKAAGAKDRLSTADMAELMQAAVRGVQATGERSFGRGAVVGDKTLIDALAPCADAWTQSAAQGDDIVTAAAKAAEAAVRGARQTADIVARMGRAGTVGERSLGYPDAGAHALGVIFTELAAALKQA; via the coding sequence ATGAAGAAAATCATCAACCGGGCCGAGACGGTCGTGGCGGAAATGTGCGGCGGCATCGCGCTGGCGCAGCCCGAACTTGAATTCGTCAAGAAATATAAGATTATCAAGAAGAAGCGGATCAACAAGCGCAAAGTCAGCCTGATCAGCGGCGGGGGGAGCGGGCATGAGCCCGCCCACGCCGGATTCGTGGGCCGGGGAATGCTGGATGCGGCCGTGTGCGGCGATGTTTTCGCCTCGCCTTCCCAAATCCAGGTCTATCAGGCGATCAAGGCGACGGCCGGCGAGCGGGGAGCTTTGCTGATCATCAAGAACTACAGCGGGGATATGATGAACTTCAAAAATGCCGCCTTTCTGGCGAGCGAGGATGGCATTGAAGTGGAATACGTCCGGGTCGAGGACGACATTGCCGTACAGGACAGTCTTTACACGGTAGGCCGACGCGGCGTCGCCGGGACGGTGCTGGTCCACAAGATCGCCGGCGCGGCAGCAGAGGAGGGGCGGAGTTTGCGGGAAGTCAAGGCTGCCGCCGAAAAGGCCGCCTCCAGCGTGCGCAGCATCGGCTTCGCCCTGACCTCCTGCACCGTGCCGGCCAAGGGGACGCCGACGTTCGACATCGCCGCGGACGAGATGGAATTCGGCGTCGGCATTCACGGAGAGCCGGGCATCCAGCGCGAGCGCATCGCATCTGCGGATGTGCTGGCTGAGCGGATGGTCGCCGCGCTGCTGAAGGATCTGCACATCGACGGCGGGCAGGAGCAGGAGATCGCGCTGCTGATCAACGGCTTCGGGGCCACGCCTTTGCAGGAGCTGTACATTCTCAATCATGCGGTGACGCGGGAGCTGGTCAAGCGGCCTGGCCTGAACATTTGCCGGACCTTTGTCGGCAATTATATGACCAGCATCGATATGGCCGGGGCGTCCGTCTCGATCATGAAGCTGGACGCTGAATTGAAGCGCTTGTTGTTCGCGGAGAGCGAAGCGCCGGCCTTTCCAATGAGCGGCCCCGCCGGAGGCGTCGATTATGCGGATATCTTTGAGGAGAAGCGCGGCGGGGAGGAGGTCTCTTACATCGCGGAAACCCCGGCGGAAGCCGCCTTGATTCGCGGCAACGGGATCGACGCGCGGAATATGATCTTCCTGGTCGACAAGATGAGCGAAATCATCATTGCAAATGAAGTGCCGTTCTGCGAGCTCGACGCCCATGCCGGAGACGGCGATTTCGGGATGAGCGTGGCCAAGGGCTTCAAGCAGTTGAAGCGCGAGTGGCGAGAGCTCGTCGCCGGCCACGGGGAGCGGATCGGCGCTTTTCTTGAAGCGTGCTCCCTGGTGATCATGGAGCATTGCGGCGGCGCCTCCGGTCCGATTTGGGGCTCGGCCTTCCGGGCGGCCGGCAAAGCGGCCGGCGCCAAAGACCGGCTGAGCACGGCCGATATGGCCGAGCTGATGCAGGCGGCGGTGCGCGGAGTTCAGGCGACGGGGGAACGCTCTTTTGGACGCGGCGCCGTCGTGGGGGACAAGACGCTGATCGATGCGCTCGCGCCGTGCGCGGATGCCTGGACGCAGAGCGCCGCTCAAGGCGACGATATCGTGACGGCGGCGGCCAAGGCGGCGGAGGCGGCGGTGCGCGGTGCGCGGCAAACGGCGGATATCGTCGCTCGCATGGGCCGAGCGGGCACGGTAGGCGAACGCAGCCTCGGTTATCCGGACGCGGGCGCTCACGCGCTGGGCGTTATTTTCACGGAGCTCGCGGCAGCGCTGAAGCAAGCATGA
- a CDS encoding PocR ligand-binding domain-containing protein, with product MIQEHLRIHKILDMQKWKRLQESLATVTNLAILTVDYKGNPVTSHSGCRPFCQQVRKDPNLLRFCLKCDSRGGLESVRSNSPYVYLCHFNIIDIAIPISVDDKYIGAVMAGQVRLSDPENARELEQILSLQDSELYRIKRAELGHLYDELPVMSYEEVVKVSNMLFLLCNYIVEEALNKNLLIEMFEKAYGQGETLNISTILPGYSIKNIESIKKEMTNAIADAYLKNADSESYVCANKALQPAFAYIYRNKSEQVTLKQMAELCHLSPSYFSRLFTKETGENFTTYLARLKISWAKQLLGVTDMPVAQISDELGFNEPGYFIKTFKKFEDITPALYRKYYKPPV from the coding sequence ATGATTCAGGAGCATCTGCGCATTCATAAAATCCTTGACATGCAAAAATGGAAGCGGCTTCAAGAGTCGCTGGCGACCGTCACAAACCTGGCCATTCTGACCGTCGATTACAAGGGCAACCCCGTCACGAGCCACAGCGGATGCCGGCCCTTCTGCCAGCAGGTGCGCAAAGACCCGAATCTCCTGCGGTTCTGTCTGAAATGCGACTCCCGCGGGGGACTTGAGTCCGTACGCTCCAACTCGCCTTACGTTTATCTGTGCCACTTCAACATCATCGACATCGCCATCCCGATCTCGGTGGATGACAAATATATCGGCGCGGTGATGGCCGGTCAGGTGAGATTGTCCGATCCGGAAAACGCCCGCGAACTCGAGCAGATTCTGAGTCTGCAGGATTCCGAGCTGTACCGGATCAAACGCGCCGAACTCGGACATTTATACGACGAGCTTCCGGTCATGAGCTACGAGGAGGTCGTCAAAGTTTCCAATATGCTGTTCCTGCTGTGCAACTATATTGTGGAAGAGGCGCTGAACAAGAACCTGCTGATCGAAATGTTCGAAAAAGCGTACGGGCAAGGCGAAACTCTCAACATCTCCACCATTCTGCCCGGCTACTCGATCAAAAATATCGAATCAATCAAAAAAGAGATGACCAACGCCATCGCCGACGCCTATTTGAAAAATGCGGACTCCGAATCCTATGTTTGTGCGAACAAGGCGCTCCAGCCCGCTTTTGCCTACATTTACCGCAACAAAAGCGAGCAGGTCACGCTTAAGCAAATGGCGGAGCTATGCCACCTCAGTCCAAGTTATTTCAGCAGATTGTTCACCAAAGAGACAGGCGAGAATTTCACGACTTATCTGGCCAGATTGAAGATCAGTTGGGCCAAGCAACTGCTGGGGGTCACCGATATGCCCGTAGCCCAGATCAGCGATGAGCTGGGCTTTAATGAACCGGGGTATTTTATCAAAACGTTCAAGAAGTTCGAGGACATCACGCCGGCCCTATACCGAAAATATTACAAACCTCCGGTATAG
- the parE gene encoding DNA topoisomerase IV subunit B, with translation MAEQIDLFEDVAGPNSGKPSSGYDADDIQVLEGLVAVRKRPGMYIGSTSSSGLHHLVWEIVDNAVDEHLAKFCSKIDITLHKDGSVTVVDNGRGIPTGMHKTGIPTPQVVYTILHAGGKFGGAGYKKSGGLHGVGASVTNALSEWLEVHIYREGKIHRMRFEYWVDDKGIEHVGEPVTGLEVIGNTNKTGTKVTFKPDIRVFTGGIGLNYDTLAERLQEIAFLNSGLKVTLKDERSDRFDEFFYEGGASQFVEFLNDGKDVLHDVVHFYAERDDIEVEVALQYNSGYTETLASFVNSIPTRGGGTHETGFKTAYTRVMNEYARKNGMLKEKEKNLEGNDLREGMMAVISVKMSEVEFVGQTKDQLGSASARSAVDAVVSEKMALFLEENPQVAQTLIKKAIQASKAREAARKARDEMRSGKKKSESSNLGGKLTPAQSKDFTRTELFIVEGDSAGGSAKQGRDSKIQAILPLKGKPMNPEKAKLADILKNDEYRAIINAIGAGIGTEFAVEDSNYSKIIIMTDADTDGAHIQVLLLTFFYRYMKPLIDAGRVYIAQPPLYKITRRSGKLETVRYAWSDEQLQNYLKEFGKNFELQRYKGLGEMNPEQLWETTMNPETRTMLQVQIEDAAKAERRVSTLMGDKVDPRKRWIVENVDFTEFEE, from the coding sequence ATGGCGGAACAAATCGATTTGTTCGAGGACGTCGCCGGACCGAATTCCGGCAAGCCGTCTTCGGGATACGACGCGGACGACATTCAAGTGCTCGAAGGGCTTGTCGCGGTACGCAAACGGCCAGGTATGTACATTGGCAGTACGAGCTCGTCGGGTCTTCATCATTTGGTATGGGAGATAGTGGATAATGCCGTCGACGAGCATCTGGCCAAGTTTTGCTCCAAAATCGACATTACCCTGCATAAGGACGGCTCGGTGACCGTTGTCGACAACGGGCGCGGCATCCCGACCGGGATGCACAAAACCGGCATTCCTACGCCGCAGGTCGTTTATACGATACTGCATGCCGGCGGAAAATTCGGCGGGGCGGGTTACAAGAAGTCCGGCGGTTTGCACGGGGTTGGCGCATCGGTGACCAATGCGTTGTCCGAGTGGCTGGAAGTTCATATTTACCGGGAGGGCAAAATCCACCGGATGCGGTTTGAATATTGGGTCGACGATAAAGGAATTGAACATGTCGGCGAACCGGTTACTGGACTTGAGGTTATCGGCAATACGAACAAAACCGGGACGAAGGTGACGTTCAAGCCGGATATTCGCGTGTTCACCGGCGGGATCGGCCTCAATTACGATACGCTCGCGGAACGTTTGCAGGAGATCGCTTTTCTCAACTCGGGCCTGAAGGTAACGTTAAAAGATGAGCGGTCCGACCGTTTCGACGAGTTTTTTTATGAAGGCGGAGCGAGCCAGTTCGTCGAGTTTCTGAACGACGGCAAAGACGTGCTGCACGACGTCGTGCATTTCTACGCCGAGCGGGACGACATCGAGGTGGAGGTCGCCCTCCAATATAATTCGGGCTACACCGAAACGTTGGCCTCTTTTGTAAACTCGATTCCCACAAGAGGCGGGGGGACGCACGAAACGGGCTTCAAAACGGCTTATACCCGGGTCATGAATGAGTATGCGCGAAAGAACGGCATGCTCAAAGAGAAGGAGAAAAACCTCGAGGGCAACGATTTGCGCGAAGGCATGATGGCCGTCATCAGCGTGAAGATGTCCGAGGTCGAGTTCGTCGGACAAACGAAGGACCAGCTCGGCAGCGCTTCGGCGCGCAGCGCGGTCGACGCCGTCGTCAGCGAGAAGATGGCGCTGTTCCTCGAGGAGAATCCGCAGGTCGCCCAGACGCTGATCAAAAAAGCGATCCAGGCCTCGAAGGCGCGGGAAGCGGCGCGGAAGGCGCGCGACGAAATGCGCTCGGGAAAGAAGAAGAGCGAGAGCTCGAACCTCGGCGGCAAGCTGACGCCGGCGCAATCGAAGGATTTTACGCGCACCGAGCTGTTTATCGTCGAAGGCGACTCCGCCGGCGGATCGGCGAAGCAGGGACGCGATTCCAAGATTCAGGCGATCTTGCCGCTGAAGGGCAAGCCGATGAATCCGGAGAAAGCGAAGCTGGCGGACATCCTGAAAAACGACGAGTACCGGGCGATCATTAACGCGATCGGCGCGGGGATCGGGACGGAATTTGCCGTGGAAGACAGCAATTATTCCAAGATCATCATCATGACCGACGCCGATACGGACGGAGCGCATATCCAGGTGCTGCTGCTGACGTTCTTTTACCGGTACATGAAGCCGCTGATCGATGCGGGCCGGGTGTATATCGCCCAGCCGCCGTTGTACAAAATCACCCGCCGTTCCGGCAAGCTGGAGACGGTGCGGTACGCCTGGAGCGACGAACAGCTGCAAAATTATTTGAAGGAATTCGGCAAAAATTTCGAGCTGCAGCGCTACAAAGGATTGGGGGAAATGAACCCCGAGCAGCTGTGGGAAACGACGATGAATCCGGAAACCCGGACCATGCTGCAGGTGCAGATCGAAGACGCCGCCAAAGCGGAGCGACGCGTGTCTACGCTGATGGGGGACAAGGTCGATCCGCGCAAGCGCTGGATCGTGGAAAACGTGGATTTCACGGAGTTTGAGGAATAG